Proteins encoded in a region of the Prochlorothrix hollandica PCC 9006 = CALU 1027 genome:
- a CDS encoding tetratricopeptide repeat protein yields the protein MPLLSEPTTPDSATPDSAIIDSAIIDSATPDSAIIDSAADAPPLSPTEQLFNEAVARYQAGEEAATLVPVFKDICDLAPKSSPAWTCLAWVYLLTDKADAAYRAAKKATKLNSKDPQARVNLVVAMLDSGQKGVRPHIELVQQLIEIDELRQEIVENIEEGLKRKPDWKSLQRVKQWLF from the coding sequence ATGCCCCTACTTTCTGAACCCACCACCCCCGATTCCGCTACCCCCGATTCCGCTATCATTGATTCCGCTATCATTGATTCCGCTACCCCCGATTCCGCTATCATTGATTCCGCCGCCGATGCTCCCCCCCTCTCCCCCACGGAGCAACTGTTTAACGAAGCCGTGGCCCGTTACCAAGCCGGGGAAGAGGCCGCCACCTTAGTGCCGGTGTTTAAAGACATTTGCGACCTTGCCCCCAAAAGTAGCCCCGCCTGGACGTGTCTTGCCTGGGTTTACCTCCTGACGGACAAGGCCGATGCCGCCTACCGAGCCGCTAAAAAGGCCACTAAGCTCAACTCTAAGGATCCCCAGGCACGGGTTAACCTAGTGGTGGCCATGTTGGACAGTGGGCAAAAGGGGGTGCGTCCCCACATCGAGCTAGTGCAACAGTTGATCGAAATTGATGAACTGCGCCAAGAAATTGTGGAGAACATTGAAGAAGGGCTAAAGCGCAAGCCCGACTGGAAGAGCTTGCAGCGGGTTAAACAGTGGCTGTTTTAG
- a CDS encoding HesB/IscA family protein, with protein MTQTATPVTKPGAKGILMTDAALNQLKTLRIQQGKDLLLRVGVSQGGCSGMSYMMDFIEPDGIRADDELYDYEDGFRVVCDQKSLLYIYGMALDYSNALIGGGFQFTNPNATQTCGCGKSFSA; from the coding sequence ATGACACAAACTGCTACCCCCGTCACCAAACCCGGAGCCAAGGGCATCTTGATGACCGATGCCGCCCTGAACCAACTGAAAACCCTACGAATCCAGCAAGGTAAAGACCTGCTGCTGCGGGTTGGGGTCAGCCAAGGGGGGTGTTCCGGCATGTCCTACATGATGGACTTCATTGAACCCGATGGCATTCGGGCCGATGACGAGCTTTATGATTATGAAGATGGCTTCCGCGTCGTTTGCGATCAGAAAAGCCTGCTCTATATCTATGGCATGGCCCTAGACTACAGCAACGCCCTGATTGGGGGCGGCTTCCAGTTCACTAACCCCAACGCCACCCAAACCTGTGGCTGCGGTAAGTCCTTCTCGGCTTAA